DNA from Aphis gossypii isolate Hap1 chromosome 3, ASM2018417v2, whole genome shotgun sequence:
TCTTCGATTCGATCTAacctatttactttttaaaaacattaaactataaatattattttgctcatatactttatagatacaatttttttatcagtataaaatatatacaaaataaatgtttttactaaGTGTAAGTTGTAAGGAGGACAAGTagataaataagttttagtaTGGGTATTtcactattacctatattttatcattagatAAAGCGtcaacaatatacctattgttgttttttataggtacctactaaactTAGACATAGTATTgaaattaaagaattaaataccAAAACCAAACACATTTTCACAATTTCACATGACAAACGGTATTTGATAAGCAAAATTATAagctttaaaatcataaaattctCCATTAGTCATGGAGCCCTGGGCGCAGCTGCAACTGTTGTCCCTGCTGCCAGCACTGCCAACATTTcagtataaattgttaacacGTAACAAAACTCACTTGGTTCTAGTTATGGGAGGAGTTAGGTTAGGGTTAGGTTAGGGCAAAAATGTATCATGATTTACAAACTCATAGGCCATAATGGGAAATCAGTCACTATGGATCACCCATTTAAAAAGAATAGCGGACAATTTCCGCCGACTGTTTTTGGCGTAGTAAGACATTTTcccctcatttttttttaagtttactgtttaataaaataatattatttattatttaataagaaataatttttttttcataaatataatcaattataccgtaattacctattatagtatatgtatatttttaattaattcaactaCCTACTTGAAACAATAGAACaggtaatagtaatttaaaagattctctaaataaaaaacaatagtattaatttttttttaaatcttctcATATTCTACTTGTCTAATATATTCCACCTAACTTATTATCTGGGTAGGGAGACACTATTTCCAATCTgttaatcacatttttttcccCAAAAGTTCTTTTTCTCAATACCATTTTCCCAAAAGTTCTTTTTCACAATACCATTTTTCccaaaaattcttattatctCTGAATAAGAACAGATAACATCTCACActcttatacttttataggtaatttatatttaaataatttcccaGTCAAATGCCACTAATGGGGGAAACTGCCCCCCTCGTGCCCCCTATGAGATATCTTACTACCTTTAAATCGACATTCTTGTAATCAAAAGTGGTAAGTATCTTCGAGTACGATATTTgccttaattaaaaacaaaaacgtaaCTTTTACTTTTCCCATAGACCTAtccctaaaaaaattaaagtgatTCTAATACGTCTTCGCATTAGTCTCATACAAATAACCCATTATTAAGTGTTTAGGTAGTTAGATGGCGTAATGAACAAAAGCCACTCCAATATATCTTTCTGTAGCCAGCGTCAAACACACGGGTTATAATATGCTGAAGACCTACTTTCGAATTCTTCTTCACTAGCAGCTTACACCAatatcatagaaaaaaaacagtgctccaaaataaattataacatgttaTAGAGACATTCGACAATCACTTAtctgaacaatttttaaaaactatttagacaacacaatataaaatgtgcaTTTCTtagcaattaaatatatggTTTGAAATGTTTGTAACAGATTCCGcgaattatcaaataataataattaactaatacagCGATTTGATGATTTTTAGCTTTAACGAAATATAACACAAACCAACGCCGCGGGGCATATAACGCGTACATACtaatacactattttttttcttgttattataattctgcgaattatgtaagtacacaataaaaaaataactacataGAAACTATTAAATCGTCAACCACTGACTACTGCACCGAGTGCAGAGACGCAGGATGCCAGTTATTAGCGGCGAGTGGCGACCGTCTGCGCTAGGGTGCCATGGAGACAGAGTTGTAGTACTATGTCCGTAGCAGACAGCTGCAGTTGAGTTGTACTGTATTAGGCAGTTGTAGGTATTGTAGTTAGTAGGTCTGTGCGCCGAGAGGAAGCGCGCGCGCGCAATATTTGGCGTTGACCACGTTGTTCTCGAGTGTGACCAACCTAAGCACGTAATTCCCGACGACCATGCATCACGGTATTAAATTCCGtaaacgttatattatgtgcCTACATGGCTACATTCACGAAAACAAATCAACGAGTAACGACGACATTACGACAAGGACGAGTATTTCGGAATCGGAGTTTCGTGCGGTCAATGTGATCGTGGTGCAGCGTGCAACATTAGAGCTAAACATTACGAACGCCGTTGACGACATCCACGTTAGTATGCACGATATAGACCGACTACCAGACGACAGataactacaaaaaaacaaaattttgcaCTCCGTCGACGACGTGCAGACTGCATCATGTGTTACTCGAATTACGGATCATATGAATAGTCTGTGCTTTTACATCAGTGTTACAGCCGCAACTACTGTTCAGTGCTTACCAGGTTCGACCGCATGTACACATGACACACGTGTACACTCAcgttacacatattttataaaaagtaattcgTAGTTCATACTTAGAATCCATACCGTTCTGAAACATGATAATGACattgtataaaagttattaatatcgAAAGTCTTATTAAATCCCATTCGCCAATGCTGCCCACACGACATATCTGCGATAAACCTCGCAAAACGATCGATGCCACCGACGgtatatttggtttttttgcAACACGCGTTATAAAGTTTCTGACCTCAACCAACCAGAACCGGTTGCATGATCGCATCGTAAACAGTGTCGAGCGCATACGTtcgctatatatattataataatttgttttttatttatattatattattatatacccggACGAATGACCGCCGAACACATAGATCGCGCGATTCGTCCGAAGACCCGCCTCAATACTTTTGcaaacgattattattgttttggccTTTTTGCGACCGTCCCATAGTCCGTTTTATTGTTGTCCCGCGTTTTCGGACACGGGTCACAGCGGTCCGCTCCACACCGACCGGGTTCTTTGTACAATTGTACCGCCGCGCAGAGCACATGACCATCACAATCGCAGCCCCGCAGGTCGCATACGTCGCTCGCCGCTCGCATTCACTTCTCGGTCGTCTAGCGTAGAACTCGTTGTTCCGTCGCCGCCTGTAATTATCTACACCACGTGATAACAACAACTGCAACCTATTGTGTCACggttacgatattatatatatatatatacaaatcacCACGCGCCGTAAATGTCGCGTTGAACTTCGCTACGTCACATCCATCGGTTCCGGACGCGTACCGTCGTCGATACGACCACAGATTAAATCGTATTAACTATTACCGTTGGTCCTCCTCCTGAAGTCCAGAACCGCGATTGCGGTCGGTGAGTGCAACAAAACAATGCAattattgtctataatatattaatactttttaaagttGCCCATGTGCCTTTGCGAACCGCGTGCTCGTGAACCGTTTAAATTCCAATTGTCTTTTACCCGTCAAAATATCCATTACCGTTTTCCGCCGTCTTCGAtgaaacgataatattatgatccgAGCGATGTCTAAGATTTTGTTATCGCGTCTATTAACAATAGGTAGATATCAAAAAACAACAGTTTCGTTTTTACGATcgatttttgtcatttttttttataataaaatacttataggtaGTAGTAGATGCATGAACTTTTCAAAAGATTTAATGTAACAATAATGAGCCAACAtttcatttcaattttattcaacCGTTAAATTAATCGATTTTTCATGCAATCCATGCAAAGTACTTCCATGTGACTTATAATGTGGTGTACCAGCTATTATGTTTTGTCCATCAAATCAGCTGATTAtagtatattcaaatttttagttgatttcccactacatttcatttttattcatttttaatagcttacttatttcaatatattatgtaatataggtaaattggaagtaattatttattaaaactttcattaacattaaacatacatataatttatttttgatagtagaaaattataatactaattttttaatattttttcagtcaGTTTGAAATGTTGTGCTTAAACGATGATAGCAAAGTACAAATGAggctaaatattaaactacatCGACAAAAACTTCTTCAGTGTTTAGAGAAAAGTAATGATACTGTATTAAAACCTAAAATCAAATTAGTTTCaaacaatttagaaaaatttagtttaaatcacAATGTTAAACCAAAAATTGCATCTAGTACTGAATTAATAAACTCCAAACTTGAACCAACCAAGGTTACAAACCATAGAACTAGATCAACCGTTCAgcgaaaacaatttaaacctGTGATTActactaaagaaaaaaatgttgacataaaaaaacacaaaactaGATCAAGTGTTACTCTAAATCAACTTAAACCAaacattaaagtaaatataaaatctgaGCTGCCTATATCAAATGTTGAATTAAAACCAACACCTATTccaatcattgaaaaaaaagaccCTGAATCTCCTGAACCTATCATTAAAAAACTCAAAGAACAATTAATCGAAGAGCTATATAATAGTAGTTCAAGTTCAGAAGATATCGATGATAACATTTCTGTTGGAAGTAATGAAGATtggaatgatttttttgattcaaaTAGTACGAGCGATGTATATGACAATGATAGCAGCAATTCAATCCCTGTTggagtaaataaatatgaacatgAAAAGccagataataaaaaaagtataaaggattgtaagtatctatatttctgttttgttaataatatattatggcgtgcaaaatttttcaaaagtatataTGAAGTTCTTGATCAAACTCTAACCATGTTATAAcaaaaagatatatatttgtattaacatgtaggtacctagttatattgtaactataataatatgttatcatttattaggAATAACTtggcataaattaatatcatcaaTTCAAGTCTCATGAATATCTGTTGTTTGAATTGGGTATTTGTGTTATCCAGACAATACCACATGATAGTTAGCTGAGTAGACTCCTAAAAAATGTGAATGCatgtttatactatttataaatagtaaaaaaaagtaacacaGCTTTCTTTTTACccaattactaatattttgtcacattttttatgataaacattaatgtgttagtttataatttttaaatttgtgttataattttccaTGATTATATTCTTAAAGGATTATTGCATTAGTTTGTAAAGATTTACCGTTGAACCTCATCTTTCATCATTATTTGAAGTCAAAACTTAAACCCATTAtgaacagttaaaaaaaaatttttattcatcatatacttcataataaatttgaagtaTGCGGCACTACTGTGgtaattttgaacaaatttatatcACAGAACGATTTGACATATATATCTACTTTATTGTGTATTGCAAATTGTACTATGTTCACAAACTCAATTCAAACACTAACCAAGTAGCTTGGACTTAGTTCAATACTTTCCATGTAAATCATCCTGTGATTGTAGTTAATAAATGTACTTTCATTGCTTtatcatgtattttaatgttaatcaattttccttagacaaattattaaaaatcacacaaaaaaaaaaaatattataaatttataaatatgaattttgaaaaagataTGATATACTTATCTACCACATATACACACCCCTTTAGtacaaatcatttaattatttcgtcactaatttcattttattttattcttaaagcTTCATACTATAGTAATGACAGTGATATCACTCAATCTGACACCAAATACCCAGCTACCAGAAAAAGAACTCGGTCCAGAAGAATGGTGCTTTTAACAAATTCTCAACATAAAAGTAATTCGCCTAAAAAAAGGTTTAGAAAACCTCAAGATAGAACAATACATAATGCCAAAGAACGAGCATGTCGAGAACGCATAGCCCAAAAGTTTGATATTCTTAGAAAATCTTGCagttatttgaatacaaatagACGTGTACCATCGAAACATAGTATACTTTTGGCTGCTAAAAAAGAGtgtgatttattaaaacattttgagaGTAAATTGGTTgctgaaaaaaaagtatggcGTAAAGCAAATGATGTTTTAAAGAATAAGATAGCAAAATTAACAGTGACGATagaataacatacattttaactgaTTGTATATTGCAGGACAAGCCAGGGAAATATTGtggtaattttgta
Protein-coding regions in this window:
- the LOC114121097 gene encoding uncharacterized protein LOC114121097, with product MLCLNDDSKVQMRLNIKLHRQKLLQCLEKSNDTVLKPKIKLVSNNLEKFSLNHNVKPKIASSTELINSKLEPTKVTNHRTRSTVQRKQFKPVITTKEKNVDIKKHKTRSSVTLNQLKPNIKVNIKSELPISNVELKPTPIPIIEKKDPESPEPIIKKLKEQLIEELYNSSSSSEDIDDNISVGSNEDWNDFFDSNSTSDVYDNDSSNSIPVGVNKYEHEKPDNKKSIKDSSYYSNDSDITQSDTKYPATRKRTRSRRMVLLTNSQHKSNSPKKRFRKPQDRTIHNAKERACRERIAQKFDILRKSCSYLNTNRRVPSKHSILLAAKKECDLLKHFESKLVAEKKVWRKANDVLKNKIAKLTVTIE